One genomic window of Ammospiza nelsoni isolate bAmmNel1 chromosome 4, bAmmNel1.pri, whole genome shotgun sequence includes the following:
- the PRIMPOL gene encoding DNA-directed primase/polymerase protein isoform X4, with protein sequence MDKGDRGEMKRKWQERLKKVEELASHYERNPLPTVYRPRLSKPSMPSSVWKIFSRQAEAFNYVKACEELVSQKLKEFYDVNCSSEDVLNLDSSTDEKFSRHLIFLPQKTVFKDNTHIGNFVRTILQPAIRLLQSRAAVIPTEEAENVFQCSAGAGLDGSLTNLPAVEDDSKDRPAIAHETKDVEMPHQGENLDFSFLIVNDKEGNKQLFVDLGVYTKNRNFRLYKSSKAGKNVILKIAEDNKFIPNCEKDVFLEEAYFLSSLICNIGASDDIKVLSSGFSEEERKMSAFLNSKTTRSSRDPMEGYQGSPYPEIDNFVRSLVNKDGLQGGIRQWSYFSLKELLIYDIYGYRWCENIGRAHKSNNIMILVDLKNEVWYQKCHDPVCREQNFKSQSFPLPPGICLPSLFKEEEESMLMDDRGHTEGKVPPHSHVSDLSKSSVSPETSCSQDFLLSDSEWENTSDDACFLEAAEDVELAEAADDSLNYGMEEIPDEVLLEALGKEDLHAKEGS encoded by the exons ATGGACAAGGGGGATAGAG gagaaatgaagagaaaatggcaagaaaGACTGAAGAAAGTGGAAGAACTAGCATCTCACTATGAAAGAAATCCTCTTCCTACAGTTTATAGACCAAGACTGTCCAAACCCTCTATGCCATCCTCtgtttggaaaatattttctcgACAGGCTGAAGCATTTAATTATGTAAAAGCCTGTGAAGAG CTTGTCAgccaaaaattaaaagaattttatgATGTAAATTGTTCATCAGAAGATGTCTTGAACTTGGATTCCAGTACTGATGAAAAATTTAGTCGGCACTTAATTTTTCTGCCCCAAAAGACTGTGTTTAAGGATAACACTCATATTG GTAACTTTGTGAGAACCATTTTGCAGCCTGCCATAAGGTTATTGCAGAGTAGGGCTGCTGTCATTCCAACAGAAGAAGCAGAGAATGTTTTCCAgtgttctgcaggagctggattAGATGGTTCTCTTACAAACCTCCCAGCTGTTGAAGATGATTCTAAAGACAGGCCAGCCATTGCTCATGAAACAAAGGATGTGGAAATGCCACACCAGGgagaaaatttggatttttccttCCTAATAGTAAATGATAAAGAAGGCAACAAGCAGCTTTTTGTGGATCTAG GAGTTTATACAAAGAATAGAAATTTCCGGCTGTATAAGTCatcaaaagcaggaaaaaatgtgaTTCTGAAGATAGCAGAGGATAATAAGTTTATCCCCAACTGTGAAAAGGATGTTTTCTTGGAAGAagcatattttctttcctctttaaTCTGCAACATTGG AGCGAGTGATGACATAAAAGTTCTGTCATCAGGCTTttcagaggaggagagaaaaatgtcTGCTTTTTTAAACAGTAAAACTACCAGAAGCAGCAGAG ATCCCATGGAAGGTTACCAGGGTTCGCCATATCCAGAAATTGATAATTTTGTTCGTTCCTTGGTTAATAAAGATGGGCTACAAGGAG ggaTAAGACAATGGAGTTACTTCTCTCTCAAAGAACTACTTATTTATGATATTTATGGTTACCGTTGGTGTGAAAATATTGGAAGAGCTCACAAAAGTAACAATATAAT GATTCTGGTAGATCTAAAGAATGAAGTCTGGTATCAAAAGTGTCACGATCCTGTCTGCAGAGAACAAAACTTCAAATCACAAA GTTTCCCATTGCCACCTGGGATATGCCTCCCGTCTCTTTTCAAAGAG GAAGAAGAGTCCATGCTAATGGATGACAGGGGgcacacagaaggaaaagtaCCTCCACATTCTCATGTGTCAGACTTGTCAAAAAGCTCAGTATCTCCAGAGACCAGCTGTTCTCAGGACTTCCTGTTGTCAGACAGTGAGTGGGAAAACACAAGTGATGATGCCTGTTTCCTAGAAGCTGCTGAAGATGTGGAACTAGCTGAAGCTGCAGATGACAGTCTGAATTATGGCATGGAAGAAATCCCAGATGAAGTTCTTTTGGAAGCTTTAGGGAAAGAAGACCTCCACGCTAAAGAAGGCAGCTAA